A DNA window from Acinetobacter sp. NCu2D-2 contains the following coding sequences:
- a CDS encoding amidase: MNSVYKTILIGSGRNRVVIKDSIDIEGLQTTLGSCSLLDVAPATENAEVITHLLQHDCQIVGKAVMHELAYGITGINQHFGTPTNPKYPELIPGGSSSGSATAVAENIADFSLGTDTGGSVRMPAACCGVFGLKPSFGRVSRIGVHPRDTSLDCVGPFANSVEKIELAMQCIDPSFTPVSTPDHGPRLAMLNVDAEAVVISTLEAILQDAEIQYEVVDAPSLKDAFDAGMHVINYETWQAFGHLTETGKIADDVQQRLLKASQTTSDQVEKANLVREKFRKEIDDLLNQFDAICLPTLPQIPPKVVDAANTVAFLNLTALVRPFNLSGHPAITIPYETAQGLPVGLQLVTKHNADEQLCAIAKYISDATKSAQGARS, encoded by the coding sequence CAGGCCGAAATCGTGTAGTCATTAAAGATTCTATTGATATTGAGGGGTTACAAACAACTTTGGGGAGTTGTTCGTTACTTGATGTGGCACCAGCTACTGAAAATGCAGAAGTGATAACACATCTACTTCAACATGATTGTCAAATTGTGGGTAAAGCGGTCATGCATGAACTTGCCTACGGAATCACAGGAATCAATCAGCATTTCGGAACACCGACTAACCCTAAATATCCGGAGCTTATTCCAGGTGGATCATCAAGTGGTTCTGCAACAGCAGTCGCTGAGAATATAGCTGATTTTAGTTTAGGAACAGATACCGGTGGATCGGTTCGTATGCCTGCTGCTTGTTGTGGTGTATTTGGGCTAAAACCAAGTTTTGGGCGTGTAAGTCGCATCGGTGTACATCCTCGAGATACTTCACTGGATTGCGTGGGTCCGTTTGCTAACTCTGTTGAAAAAATTGAGTTGGCGATGCAGTGCATTGATCCGAGTTTTACGCCTGTAAGTACACCTGATCATGGACCTCGCTTAGCGATGCTAAATGTTGATGCTGAAGCAGTTGTTATATCGACGTTGGAAGCAATCTTACAAGATGCAGAAATTCAATATGAAGTCGTTGATGCACCTTCGCTTAAAGACGCTTTCGATGCAGGGATGCATGTTATTAATTATGAAACATGGCAAGCCTTTGGTCATTTAACCGAGACAGGAAAAATTGCGGATGATGTTCAACAGCGTCTGCTCAAAGCATCACAGACAACTTCAGATCAAGTGGAAAAAGCCAATCTGGTTCGTGAAAAATTTCGAAAAGAGATTGATGACCTGCTTAATCAATTTGATGCCATTTGCTTACCGACATTACCTCAAATTCCACCGAAAGTGGTTGATGCTGCCAATACCGTTGCATTCTTGAATTTAACGGCATTGGTTCGCCCATTTAATTTATCTGGTCATCCTGCAATCACCATTCCATATGAAACAGCGCAGGGGTTACCTGTGGGATTGCAATTAGTGACGAAACACAACGCAGATGAACAACTCTGTGCAATTGCAAAATATATATCAGATGCGACTAAATCCGCACAAGGAGCTAGATCATGA
- a CDS encoding acyl-CoA dehydrogenase family protein: MNSLAVKKPKIETTDMTALCQEIKTRACTGEFDNQGFVSQDIIEKLRAAGIYRALVPARFGGDECSPKQFCECIERLSMADGSVGWVASFGMSPAYLGCLPESTLEKIYENGPDIVFAAGIFPPQPAEVTEQGFKVKGRWKFSSGCLGADIIGVGIAPKKINEASGLPRIAVMPSNQLKIEMTWDTVGLKGTGSHDLIVDNVEVSEDWTFVRGVASSLPEPFFKYPSLSFATQVLTVVGIGVAAAALEEFKLLAPGKASITGGSEIANRPVTQYEFAQAEAEFQAARSWFYQTMDSAWATILNGEKPSPEQVSNMRLACTHAARTSAEVARKMQMLAGMTAIYTNNPFSRYVNDANVVTQHAFMGDATLLNAGAMSFGLPPTPGYL, from the coding sequence ATGAACTCTTTAGCTGTCAAAAAACCAAAAATAGAAACGACTGATATGACAGCGTTATGTCAGGAGATTAAAACTCGTGCATGTACTGGAGAGTTTGATAATCAAGGCTTTGTTTCTCAAGATATTATTGAAAAATTGAGAGCAGCTGGAATTTATCGTGCACTGGTCCCAGCACGTTTTGGTGGCGATGAATGTTCTCCAAAACAGTTCTGTGAATGTATCGAACGTTTATCGATGGCAGATGGATCAGTAGGTTGGGTCGCAAGTTTTGGTATGAGTCCAGCATATTTAGGCTGTTTACCAGAATCAACCTTAGAAAAAATTTATGAAAATGGACCAGATATCGTTTTTGCAGCGGGCATATTTCCACCGCAACCTGCAGAAGTGACAGAACAAGGTTTTAAAGTCAAAGGTCGTTGGAAGTTTTCAAGTGGCTGTTTAGGTGCAGACATTATTGGGGTTGGTATCGCACCCAAAAAAATCAATGAGGCATCTGGATTACCACGTATTGCTGTTATGCCTTCAAACCAATTGAAAATTGAAATGACTTGGGACACTGTCGGTTTAAAGGGTACAGGTAGTCATGATCTTATTGTTGACAATGTTGAAGTAAGCGAAGACTGGACATTTGTCCGAGGTGTGGCTTCATCTTTGCCTGAGCCTTTTTTTAAATATCCTTCTCTATCGTTCGCAACACAAGTCCTTACTGTTGTAGGCATTGGTGTTGCTGCAGCAGCTCTTGAGGAATTTAAGCTTTTAGCACCTGGTAAAGCATCTATTACTGGTGGTTCTGAAATTGCCAATCGTCCCGTCACTCAGTATGAATTCGCACAAGCTGAAGCTGAGTTTCAAGCTGCCCGTTCTTGGTTCTACCAAACTATGGACAGTGCATGGGCAACCATCTTGAATGGTGAAAAACCAAGTCCTGAACAAGTAAGTAATATGCGTCTTGCATGTACGCATGCTGCTCGGACCAGTGCAGAAGTTGCTCGAAAAATGCAGATGCTTGCCGGCATGACCGCGATTTATACAAACAACCCATTTAGTCGATATGTTAACGACGCCAATGTCGTGACACAGCATGCA